From Sphingobium sp. RAC03, a single genomic window includes:
- the rpoC gene encoding DNA-directed RNA polymerase subunit beta', with product MNELTNFANPVAKTETFDQIQIGLASPERIRSWSFGEIKKPETINYRTFKPERDGLFCARIFGPIKDYECLCGKYKRMKYKGIVCEKCGVEVTVSKVRRERMGHIELAAPVAHIWFLKSLPSRIGLLLDMQLKQLERVLYFESYIVTEPGLTPLEKYQLLNEDELLDAQDQYGEDAFTAGIGAEAVKIMLMDLDLEGEKKILLEELATTKSELKPKKIIKRLKVVESFLESGNRPEWMILDVVPVIPPELRPLVPLDGGRFATSDLNDLYRRVINRNNRLKRLMELRAPDIIVRNEKRMLQEAVDALFDNGRRGRVITGANKRPLKSLSDMLKGKQGRFRQNLLGKRVDYSGRSVIVTGPELKLHQCGLPKKMALELFKPFIYARLDAKGLSMTLKQAKKWVEKERKEVWDILDEVIREHPVMLNRAPTLHRLGIQAFEPVLIEGKAIQLHPLVCSAFNADFDGDQMAVHVPLSLEAQLEARVLMMSTNNILSPANGKPIIVPSQDMVLGIYYLSMEREGEPGEGMLLADMQEVHQALFAKAVTLHSKIISRVPQTDEAGNSYLKRYETTPGRMLLGECLPKAHKVPFDVVNRLLTKKDVGDVIDEVYRHTGQKDTVLFADAIMALGFKHAFQAGISFGKDDMVIPDSKEGTVAETKALVADYEQQYQDGLITQQEKYNKVIDAWSQCGDKVANAMMDEIRAQPKDPKTGRLAQINSIYMMAHSGARGSQAQMKQLAGMRGLMAKPSGEIIETPIISNFKEGLTVLEYFNSTHGARKGLADTALKTANSGYLTRRLVDVSQDCTIVEEDCGTEKALEMKAIVQGGSVIASLGERILGRTTAEDIVDTKDGSVIVPIGTLLDEALIVQIEAIGTQAVKIRSPLICESKMGVCGKCYGRDLARGTPVNIGEAVGVIAAQSIGEPGTQLTMRTFHIGGAANFNETSNLESMADGTIELRDMPTITDKQGRRLSLARNGEIAIIDSEGRERETHRLPYGATILFADGDTIKKGDRFAEWDPFTMPVITERPGIVKYVDLIDGKTLAEQTDEATGIAQRVVTEHRGAARTKEDLRPRLTLLDDGSGEAARYMLAVGATLSVEDGATVSAGDVLARVSREAAKTRDITGGLPRVAELFEARKPKDNAIIAKVSGRVQFLKDYKAKRKIAINPEDGGEPVEYLIPKSKVIDVQEGDFVKRGDNLIGGSPDPHDILEVLGIEPLAEYLVAEIQEVYRLQGVKINDKHIETIVRQMLQKVEIIESGDTTLLVGEQVDREEMDEINSKLAPGFLPAAGKPVLLGITKASLQTRSFISAASFQETTRVLTEAAVQGKKDTLIGLKENVIVGRLIPAGTGAGMNRMRVAASSRDAAMRASLRAASQIDLIAPKTAAAEHAAELRQGPEAAIGDDPLGAVQGEDFTTQDAE from the coding sequence ATGAATGAACTGACCAACTTCGCCAATCCGGTCGCCAAGACCGAGACGTTCGACCAGATCCAGATCGGCCTTGCCTCGCCAGAGCGCATCCGGTCCTGGTCCTTCGGCGAGATCAAGAAGCCCGAAACCATCAACTATCGCACGTTCAAGCCCGAACGCGATGGCCTGTTCTGCGCGCGCATCTTTGGTCCGATCAAGGATTATGAATGCCTGTGCGGCAAGTATAAGCGCATGAAGTATAAGGGCATCGTCTGCGAGAAGTGCGGTGTCGAAGTTACCGTGAGCAAGGTGCGCCGCGAGCGCATGGGCCATATCGAACTGGCCGCGCCGGTTGCGCATATCTGGTTCCTGAAATCGCTGCCGTCGCGCATCGGCCTGCTGCTCGACATGCAGTTGAAGCAGCTGGAGCGCGTCCTTTACTTCGAAAGCTATATCGTCACCGAGCCGGGCCTGACCCCGCTGGAGAAATATCAGCTTCTCAATGAAGACGAACTGCTCGACGCGCAGGATCAATATGGCGAGGACGCCTTCACCGCCGGGATCGGCGCGGAAGCGGTCAAGATCATGTTGATGGATCTCGACCTTGAGGGCGAGAAGAAGATCCTGCTCGAAGAGCTGGCGACGACCAAGTCGGAGCTGAAGCCCAAGAAGATCATCAAGCGCCTGAAGGTCGTCGAAAGCTTCCTGGAATCGGGCAACCGTCCCGAATGGATGATCCTGGACGTCGTTCCCGTGATTCCACCAGAGCTGCGCCCGCTGGTGCCGCTGGACGGCGGCCGCTTCGCGACGTCGGATCTGAACGATCTCTATCGCCGCGTCATCAACCGTAACAACCGCTTGAAGCGGCTGATGGAGCTGCGCGCGCCGGACATCATCGTCCGCAACGAAAAGCGCATGTTGCAGGAAGCGGTCGACGCCCTGTTCGACAATGGCCGTCGTGGCCGTGTCATCACCGGTGCCAACAAGCGTCCGCTCAAGTCGCTGTCCGACATGCTCAAGGGCAAGCAGGGCCGCTTCCGTCAGAACCTGCTCGGCAAGCGCGTCGACTATTCGGGTCGTTCGGTCATCGTGACCGGTCCTGAGCTGAAGCTGCATCAGTGCGGTCTCCCTAAGAAGATGGCGCTCGAACTGTTCAAGCCGTTCATCTACGCGCGTCTGGACGCCAAGGGTCTGTCCATGACCCTGAAGCAGGCCAAGAAGTGGGTCGAGAAGGAGCGCAAGGAAGTCTGGGACATCCTGGACGAAGTGATCCGCGAGCATCCCGTGATGCTGAACCGTGCGCCCACGCTTCACCGTCTGGGCATCCAGGCGTTCGAACCCGTGCTGATCGAGGGCAAGGCGATCCAGCTTCACCCGCTGGTCTGCTCGGCCTTCAACGCCGACTTCGATGGCGATCAGATGGCCGTCCACGTTCCGCTGAGCCTTGAGGCCCAGCTGGAAGCGCGCGTGCTGATGATGTCGACCAACAACATCCTGTCGCCAGCGAACGGCAAGCCGATCATCGTGCCGTCGCAGGACATGGTGCTGGGCATCTATTATCTGTCGATGGAGCGCGAAGGCGAGCCAGGTGAAGGCATGTTGCTCGCCGACATGCAGGAAGTGCATCAGGCGCTGTTCGCCAAGGCCGTGACCCTGCACAGCAAGATCATCAGCCGCGTGCCGCAGACCGACGAGGCAGGCAACAGCTACCTCAAGCGTTACGAGACGACGCCGGGCCGCATGTTGCTGGGCGAATGTCTGCCGAAGGCGCACAAAGTGCCGTTCGACGTCGTCAACCGCCTCCTCACCAAGAAGGATGTGGGCGACGTGATCGACGAGGTTTATCGTCACACCGGCCAGAAGGACACGGTGCTGTTTGCCGACGCCATCATGGCGCTGGGCTTCAAGCATGCGTTCCAGGCAGGCATTTCGTTCGGCAAGGACGACATGGTCATTCCGGACTCGAAGGAAGGCACGGTTGCTGAAACCAAGGCGCTGGTGGCCGACTATGAGCAGCAATATCAGGACGGCCTGATCACCCAGCAGGAAAAGTACAACAAGGTGATCGACGCCTGGTCGCAGTGCGGCGACAAGGTAGCGAACGCCATGATGGACGAGATCCGCGCCCAGCCCAAGGACCCCAAGACGGGCCGTCTGGCACAGATCAACTCGATCTATATGATGGCGCACTCCGGTGCCCGCGGGTCTCAGGCGCAGATGAAGCAGCTGGCCGGTATGCGCGGCCTGATGGCCAAGCCGTCGGGCGAGATCATCGAAACGCCGATCATCTCGAACTTCAAGGAAGGCCTGACCGTCCTTGAATATTTCAACTCCACCCACGGCGCCCGCAAGGGTCTGGCCGACACCGCCCTCAAGACGGCAAATTCGGGTTACCTGACCCGCCGTCTGGTCGACGTCAGCCAGGATTGCACGATCGTCGAGGAAGATTGCGGCACCGAAAAGGCGCTGGAGATGAAGGCGATCGTCCAGGGCGGCAGCGTCATCGCGTCGCTTGGCGAACGTATCCTGGGCCGTACCACGGCCGAGGACATCGTTGACACCAAGGATGGTTCGGTCATCGTGCCGATCGGCACGCTGCTCGACGAAGCGCTGATCGTGCAGATCGAGGCAATCGGTACGCAGGCGGTCAAGATCCGCAGCCCGCTGATCTGCGAGAGCAAGATGGGCGTCTGTGGCAAATGCTATGGTCGTGACCTTGCCCGCGGCACCCCGGTCAATATCGGCGAAGCGGTCGGCGTCATTGCGGCGCAGTCCATCGGCGAACCGGGTACGCAGCTGACCATGCGGACCTTCCACATCGGCGGCGCGGCGAACTTCAACGAAACGTCGAACCTGGAATCGATGGCGGACGGCACGATCGAACTGCGTGACATGCCGACCATCACCGACAAGCAGGGCCGCCGCCTGAGCCTCGCCCGCAACGGCGAGATCGCGATCATCGACAGCGAAGGGCGCGAACGCGAAACCCATCGCCTGCCTTATGGTGCCACCATCCTGTTTGCAGATGGCGACACGATCAAGAAGGGCGATCGCTTTGCGGAGTGGGATCCGTTCACCATGCCGGTGATCACCGAGCGTCCGGGTATCGTCAAATATGTCGACCTGATCGACGGCAAGACGCTGGCCGAACAGACCGACGAAGCGACGGGCATCGCCCAGCGCGTCGTCACCGAACATCGTGGTGCCGCGCGCACCAAGGAGGATCTGCGTCCGCGTCTGACCCTGCTGGACGATGGTTCGGGCGAGGCTGCCCGCTATATGCTGGCGGTCGGTGCGACCCTGTCGGTCGAAGATGGTGCCACGGTGTCGGCCGGTGACGTGCTGGCGCGTGTCAGCCGTGAAGCGGCCAAGACCCGCGACATCACGGGCGGTCTGCCGCGCGTGGCGGAGCTGTTCGAAGCGCGCAAGCCCAAGGACAACGCCATCATCGCCAAGGTGTCGGGCCGCGTCCAGTTCCTCAAGGATTATAAGGCGAAGCGCAAGATCGCCATCAATCCTGAGGATGGCGGCGAGCCGGTCGAATATCTGATCCCCAAGAGCAAGGTGATCGACGTCCAGGAAGGCGATTTCGTCAAGCGCGGCGATAATCTGATCGGCGGTTCGCCCGATCCGCATGATATTCTCGAAGTGCTCGGCATCGAGCCCCTGGCAGAATATCTGGTCGCCGAAATCCAGGAAGTCTATCGTCTGCAGGGCGTGAAGATCAACGACAAGCATATCGAGACGATCGTTCGTCAGATGCTGCAGAAGGTCGAGATCATCGAGTCCGGCGACACCACCTTGCTGGTGGGCGAACAGGTCGACCGTGAGGAAATGGACGAGATCAACAGCAAGCTGGCACCGGGCTTCCTGCCCGCCGCTGGCAAGCCCGTGCTGCTTGGCATCACCAAGGCTTCGCTGCAGACCCGTTCGTTCATCTCGGCTGCGTCGTTCCAGGAAACCACCCGCGTCCTCACCGAGGCGGCGGTTCAGGGGAAGAAGGACACGCTCATCGGCCTGAAGGAAAATGTCATCGTCGGCCGCCTGATCCCGGCGGGTACGGGCGCTGGCATGAACCGGATGCGGGTTGCCGCTTCGTCGCGTGACGCAGCGATGCGCGCCTCGCTGCGGGCCGCCAGCCAGATCGACCTGATCGCGCCCAAGACGGCGGCGGCCGAACATGCCGCCGAATTGCGCCAGGGGCCGGAAGCGGCGATCGGTGACGATCCGCTGGGTGCCGTGCAGGGTGAAGACTTCACCACGCAGGACGCGGAGTGA